A single Lolium perenne isolate Kyuss_39 chromosome 6, Kyuss_2.0, whole genome shotgun sequence DNA region contains:
- the LOC127340153 gene encoding F-box/kelch-repeat protein At3g61590, whose translation MWSEEWELYPSYIGAQVIEYGTVTEETSDDRSGDSMVSLDAVLPDDLLEKVISFLPVASVIRCGSVCKRWYEIVHARSRTWSKMVAQKPWYFMFTCSEEAVSGFAYDPSLRKWYGFDFPCIEKSNWSTSSSAGLVCLMDSENRSRIIVCNPITKDWKRLVDAPGGKSADYSALALSVSRTSHQYIVAIARSNQVPTEYYQWEFSIQLYESETGKWLAAFTEVLLGWRGGDECVICDGVLYYLVYSTGVLVNSNEHRHCVFMYDLSTRSVHTSLMSMAIPVPCPLTCGRLMNLRERLVLVGGIGKQDRPGIIKGIGVWELRNKQWHEVARMPHKYFQGFGEFDDVFASCGADDLIYIQSYGSPSLLTFEINQKLWRWSAKSPVMKRFPLQLFTGFSFEPSLDIAS comes from the coding sequence ATGTGGTCCGAGGAGTGGGAGCTCTATCCATCTTACATTGGCGCTCAAGTCATAGAATATGGAACAGTTACTGAAGAGACCAGTGATGATCGGAGTGGAGACTCCATGGTGTCGCTGGACGCCGTTCTTCCTGACGATCTCTTGGAGAAGGTTATTTCATTCCTGCCTGTTGCGAGTGTCATAAGATGCGGGTCAGTTTGCAAGAGGTGGTATGAGATTGTGCACGCTCGGAGCCGGACATGGAGTAAAATGGTTGCCCAAAAGCCATGGTACTTCATGTTTACTTGCAGCGAGGAGGCGGTGTCGGGGTTCGCCTATGACCCGAGCCTCCGTAAATGGTATGGCTTCGACTTCCCTTGCATTGAGAAGAGCAACTGGTCAACCTCCTCGTCGGCTGGGTTGGTTTGCCTGATGGACAGTGAGAACAGGAGCCGCATCATTGTGTGCAACCCAATAACCAAGGACTGGAAGAGGCTTGTTGATGCTCCTGGCGGCAAGTCAGCTGATTACAGTGCTCTCGCCTTGTCTGTGAGCAGGACATCTCATCAGTACATCGTGGCTATTGCAAGAAGCAATCAAGTGCCGACAGAGTATTACCAGTGGGAGTTTAGCATCCAATTGTACGAGTCAGAGACTGGTAAGTGGTTGGCTGCCTTCACTGAAGTGTTGCTTGGATGGCGAGGGGGTGATGAGTGTGTCATTTGTGATGGAGTTCTCTACTATTTGGTGTACTCCACAGGAGTTTTGGTGAACAGTAACGAGCATCGCCATTGTGTTTTCATGTATGATCTATCTACCAGATCTGTTCACACTTCTTTGATGAGCATGGCTATACCAGTGCCGTGCCCACTTACATGCGGCCGGCTGATGAACCTAAGGGAGAGGCTTGTTTTGGTTGGGGGCATTGGGAAGCAAGATAGGCCTGGTATCATCAAGGGAATTGGTGTATGGGAGCTCCGGAACAAGCAATGGCATGAGGTTGCTCGAATGCCGCACAAGTATTTCCAGGGATTTGGTGAGTTTGATGATGTTTTTGCGAGCTGCGGAGCTGATGATCTCATCTATATACAAAGCTATGGGTCACCATCTCTTCTCACCTTTGAAATAAACCAGAAGTTGTGGAGGTGGTCTGCAAAGAGTCCTGTTATGAAGAGGTTCCCGCTGCAGCTGTTTACTGGTTTCTCGTTCGAGCCAAGCCTGGACATTGCTTCCTAG